A genome region from Pseudomonas pergaminensis includes the following:
- a CDS encoding winged helix-turn-helix domain-containing protein, which produces MARVSEGGTTTPLFFACWALHGDGRLTGAGTDVQLPPKEWQVLRLLLVSGGVLMTKDRLLEQAWPQGEVAEESLTRCIYSLRKYLGADKGFIKTIYGRGYRFTCPVRSEGQALDRMEHVCSSCGQVSHGSVKQGLVKHGLVKHG; this is translated from the coding sequence ATGGCTAGGGTGAGTGAGGGAGGGACGACGACTCCCCTGTTTTTTGCGTGCTGGGCCCTGCATGGCGATGGTCGGCTGACGGGGGCGGGGACTGACGTTCAGCTACCGCCCAAAGAGTGGCAGGTGTTGCGGCTGCTGTTGGTGTCTGGCGGCGTGTTGATGACCAAGGATCGGCTGCTGGAGCAGGCCTGGCCCCAGGGGGAAGTTGCCGAGGAGTCGCTGACTCGCTGTATTTACTCGCTGCGCAAGTACCTGGGAGCCGACAAGGGGTTTATCAAGACGATCTACGGTCGAGGCTACCGCTTTACCTGCCCGGTGCGAAGCGAGGGCCAGGCGCTGGATCGTATGGAACATGTGTGCTCGTCCTGCGGCCAGGTCAGCCACGGCTCGGTGAAACAGGGCTTGGTGAAGCATGGCTTGGTGAAGCATGGCTAG
- a CDS encoding sensor domain-containing diguanylate cyclase gives MPLQAVRPKILGFISEQASAWLVALVVLLAGFALTAIVAWAASDLYQQQVRQRFQLLVNERYTRLQERFEDQEQRLNSLRRFFVNSDEVSREEFDGFAQPLLLRARAYSWAPRVYREQRSQFEQAVAEQRGTPFVIRELNSAGELAPAPERDEYVPVLYSQTQSLLGAPLGFDLLAQPLRRSALERAQSTGKFAVSQPMQLVGVEPAYATGVLLVAPVSHQPTSEQSQNEPYGYVMAVISMRQLVADGLPKPDRDNLVMQIVDTSDLQNRVLFESSNEVGSSDLVGARRLTLGDRVYALKLRPSQVFDQANHSSLSTVLTMGGLLSLLLSALLYVLVSQRQRALKLVEQRTAQLRLREQELRGAHGQLRSVLNAATQVAIIATDLRGVINTFNAGAEQMLGFRAEQVVGTHTLESLHLAPELEARSASLSVALGKRIPASQAMLVESPDTLHEAREWTLVREDGSQLTVNMLATVLLDDHGLWIGHLAIYLDVTEQKRAYEALAARDRLLKKLSAHVPGGIFQFTLEPRDNWKFIYASDGMRDIYEIEPGVLQQDAKKVFERIHPLDAERVRASIRLSALQLSHWREEYRVLLPQRGLRWIRGEATPEELPAGGTLWHGYVSDISDLKRVEEELRALSITDALTGIHNRRYFQDRLKAEMVRLNRTSGALSVIMLDIDHFKRINDQHGHAVGDGVLQELCKRISQRLRRTDVFCRLGGEEFMVLCPHTDGDQAYRLAMELWESLRSAPMEPVGVVTASFGVASWRVDEDVDGLLLRADSAVYVAKQAGRDRVEAERLRA, from the coding sequence ATGCCGTTGCAAGCTGTTCGCCCGAAAATCCTAGGCTTTATCAGTGAGCAGGCGTCGGCTTGGCTGGTGGCATTGGTGGTGTTACTGGCAGGTTTTGCCTTGACGGCAATCGTTGCATGGGCAGCCTCCGACCTCTATCAGCAACAGGTGCGCCAACGCTTCCAGTTGTTGGTCAACGAGCGTTATACCCGCCTGCAGGAACGCTTCGAAGACCAGGAGCAGCGCCTGAACAGCTTGCGGCGTTTCTTCGTCAATTCCGATGAGGTGTCCCGCGAGGAGTTCGACGGCTTTGCCCAGCCCTTGTTGTTGCGCGCCCGCGCTTATTCCTGGGCGCCACGGGTGTACCGCGAGCAGCGCAGCCAGTTTGAACAAGCGGTGGCCGAACAGCGCGGCACTCCCTTTGTTATCCGTGAGCTGAATTCGGCCGGCGAGTTGGCCCCAGCGCCCGAGCGCGATGAATACGTGCCGGTGCTGTACAGCCAGACCCAGAGCCTGCTGGGCGCACCGCTGGGCTTCGATCTGTTGGCCCAGCCGCTGCGGCGTTCAGCGCTTGAGCGCGCGCAGAGCACCGGTAAGTTCGCGGTCTCCCAGCCGATGCAATTGGTCGGGGTAGAGCCGGCCTATGCCACCGGGGTGCTATTGGTCGCGCCGGTGAGCCATCAGCCCACTTCCGAGCAGTCCCAGAATGAGCCCTATGGTTATGTGATGGCGGTGATCAGCATGCGCCAGTTGGTGGCCGATGGTTTGCCCAAGCCGGACCGGGACAACCTGGTGATGCAGATTGTCGACACCTCTGACCTGCAGAATCGCGTGCTTTTCGAATCCAGCAACGAGGTGGGCAGCAGTGACCTTGTCGGCGCGCGCCGCCTCACGTTGGGTGACCGTGTGTATGCGCTGAAATTGCGCCCAAGCCAGGTGTTCGACCAGGCCAACCACTCTTCGCTGTCCACGGTCCTGACCATGGGTGGCCTGCTCAGCCTGTTGCTCAGCGCCTTGCTCTATGTGCTCGTGAGCCAGCGCCAACGTGCGTTGAAACTGGTTGAGCAGCGCACGGCGCAATTGCGTCTGCGCGAGCAGGAATTGCGCGGTGCTCATGGCCAATTGCGCAGCGTGCTGAATGCCGCGACCCAGGTCGCGATCATCGCCACCGACCTGCGCGGTGTCATCAACACCTTCAACGCCGGTGCCGAGCAGATGCTGGGTTTCAGGGCCGAGCAGGTAGTGGGCACCCACACCCTGGAAAGCCTGCACCTGGCGCCGGAACTGGAAGCCCGCTCCGCCAGCCTGAGCGTGGCCTTGGGCAAGCGCATCCCGGCGAGCCAGGCCATGCTGGTTGAAAGCCCTGACACCCTGCACGAAGCCCGTGAGTGGACCCTGGTTCGCGAGGACGGCAGCCAACTGACCGTGAACATGCTGGCCACGGTGTTGCTGGACGACCATGGACTGTGGATCGGCCACCTTGCGATCTACCTGGACGTCACCGAACAAAAGCGTGCCTACGAGGCCCTGGCAGCCCGGGACCGCCTGCTCAAGAAACTCAGCGCCCACGTGCCCGGAGGGATCTTCCAGTTCACCCTGGAGCCCCGGGACAACTGGAAATTCATCTACGCCAGCGACGGCATGCGCGATATCTATGAAATCGAGCCCGGCGTGCTGCAGCAGGATGCAAAGAAGGTCTTCGAGCGTATCCACCCGCTGGACGCGGAGCGGGTGCGCGCCTCGATTCGCTTGTCGGCGTTGCAGTTGAGCCATTGGCGCGAGGAATACCGCGTGCTGTTGCCACAACGGGGCCTGCGCTGGATTCGTGGCGAGGCGACGCCGGAAGAGTTACCCGCGGGCGGCACGTTGTGGCATGGCTACGTGTCGGATATTTCCGATCTCAAGCGGGTGGAAGAGGAGCTGCGTGCACTCTCGATCACCGATGCCCTGACCGGGATCCACAACCGCCGCTACTTCCAGGATCGTCTCAAGGCCGAGATGGTGCGGCTCAACCGCACCTCGGGGGCTTTGTCGGTGATCATGCTTGATATCGATCACTTCAAGCGTATCAACGACCAGCATGGGCATGCGGTGGGCGATGGGGTGTTGCAGGAGCTCTGCAAACGCATCAGCCAGCGCCTGCGCCGTACCGATGTGTTCTGCCGCCTGGGCGGTGAGGAATTCATGGTGCTGTGCCCCCACACTGATGGCGATCAGGCCTACCGCCTGGCGATGGAATTGTGGGAGTCGCTGCGCAGTGCGCCGATGGAGCCGGTCGGCGTAGTCACCGCCAGCTTTGGCGTGGCCAGTTGGCGCGTAGATGAAGACGTCGACGGGCTGTTGCTGCGCGCTGACTCGGCGGTGTACGTGGCCAAGCAGGCGGGCAGGGACCGAGTGGAGGCCGAAAGACTGCGTGCCTGA
- the sctC gene encoding type III secretion system outer membrane ring subunit SctC, with translation MPRRRFCRWLWFAALFSALLSTGALASGKPYPAQDESLHTVFTALSEPLGLPIVVSQAVARKRLSATLDFAAPQQALEHLARQQGLIWYGDGQALYVYDADEAKSSAVTLRHISVDRLRSLMRRSGIDESRHPLRESGGRTFYVSGPPNYVDQVLRLAQLMDRQRADLRVGKQAFAVMQVFNTDVADREYGTRDKPVTVPGMASMVETLLASEHKGMLADKRVGVIAYADSNSLLIKGTSAQVSFIQKLVAELDIPKRPIEVSLWLVDVERAELKKLGLEGEGETNASSTRVLAPLEDSQLMAKIGALERRRRAKVATLPVILTQENVPAVFQDNHTFYLPTPGSDRTDWKPVRYGTEVSVLPRFVEANQIEMRLEVEEGRQVSEAGRREKNTAVGQMNVNSVVRLPQGRRLWLGAFHRERTGGSTQVRLFVIQAKAVGSELNQAFGGVGPPPLTATQYERVRRAFVRQERDVSQ, from the coding sequence ATGCCCCGCCGCCGGTTTTGCCGGTGGTTATGGTTCGCCGCGCTATTTTCCGCGCTGCTGTCGACAGGTGCGCTTGCCTCGGGCAAGCCCTATCCCGCACAGGACGAAAGCCTGCATACCGTATTTACCGCGCTCTCGGAGCCACTGGGCTTGCCCATCGTTGTCAGCCAGGCGGTGGCCCGTAAACGCCTTAGCGCCACGCTGGATTTTGCTGCACCGCAACAGGCCCTGGAGCATCTTGCGCGGCAACAGGGGCTGATCTGGTACGGCGACGGGCAAGCGCTCTATGTCTATGACGCTGACGAGGCAAAGAGCTCGGCGGTGACCTTGCGGCATATATCCGTCGATCGACTGCGCAGCCTCATGCGCCGCTCGGGCATCGATGAGTCTCGCCATCCCTTGCGCGAAAGTGGGGGGCGAACATTTTATGTGTCGGGGCCACCCAATTATGTCGACCAGGTACTGCGCCTGGCCCAATTGATGGACCGGCAAAGAGCCGACCTGCGGGTGGGCAAGCAGGCCTTTGCCGTCATGCAAGTGTTCAACACCGATGTAGCTGACCGCGAGTACGGCACGCGCGACAAACCGGTCACCGTACCGGGGATGGCGTCGATGGTTGAGACCCTGCTGGCCAGCGAGCACAAGGGCATGTTGGCCGACAAGCGTGTGGGCGTGATCGCCTACGCGGACAGCAACAGCCTGCTGATCAAGGGCACGTCGGCGCAGGTGAGTTTCATCCAGAAACTGGTAGCGGAACTCGACATACCCAAGCGTCCCATCGAAGTCTCGCTGTGGCTAGTGGATGTGGAGCGCGCTGAACTGAAGAAGCTGGGCCTGGAAGGGGAAGGGGAAACCAACGCGTCGTCCACGCGAGTCCTGGCCCCACTGGAGGATAGCCAACTGATGGCCAAGATCGGCGCATTGGAGCGTCGACGGCGAGCGAAGGTGGCGACGTTGCCGGTAATTCTTACTCAAGAGAATGTGCCTGCGGTGTTTCAGGACAACCACACGTTCTATCTGCCCACTCCTGGCAGTGACCGGACTGATTGGAAACCTGTGCGCTATGGCACCGAGGTCAGCGTATTACCGCGATTTGTCGAGGCTAACCAGATCGAGATGCGCCTTGAGGTTGAAGAGGGGCGCCAGGTGAGTGAGGCGGGGCGACGGGAAAAAAACACGGCGGTGGGGCAGATGAACGTCAACAGTGTGGTGCGCTTACCCCAGGGCAGACGGCTATGGCTGGGCGCCTTTCATCGAGAGCGGACGGGGGGCTCGACGCAGGTGCGGCTGTTCGTGATCCAGGCAAAGGCGGTGGGCAGTGAGTTGAATCAGGCGTTCGGGGGCGTAGGGCCACCGCCGTTGACGGCTACGCAATACGAGCGTGTCCGGCGTGCATTTGTTCGGCAGGAGCGCGATGTCTCACAGTGA
- the rmf gene encoding ribosome modulation factor — MRRLKRDPLERAFLRGYQYGVHGKSRELCPFTLPSVRQAWINGWREGRGDNWDGMTGTAGIHRLNELHAVG, encoded by the coding sequence ATGAGAAGACTTAAGCGTGATCCGTTGGAAAGAGCATTTTTACGCGGATATCAATATGGCGTTCATGGCAAATCCCGTGAGCTTTGCCCATTTACTCTACCGTCGGTACGCCAAGCCTGGATCAACGGCTGGCGAGAAGGACGCGGCGACAACTGGGACGGTATGACTGGCACTGCGGGCATCCACAGACTCAACGAACTTCACGCCGTCGGCTAA
- a CDS encoding quinone-dependent dihydroorotate dehydrogenase encodes MYTLARQLLFKLSPETSHDLSLDLIGAGGRLGLNGLVCKAPAKMPVSVMGLDFPNPVGLAAGLDKNGAAIDGFAQLGFGFVEIGTVTPRPQPGNPKPRIFRLPEAEAIINRMGFNNLGVDHLLSRVQAAKYKGILGINIGKNFDTPVERAVDDYLICLDKVYAHASYVTVNVSSPNTPGLRSLQFGDSLKQLLEALRQRQEDLAVRHGKRVPLAIKIAPDMSDEETVLVAQALVDSGMDAVIATNTTLSRAGVEGLSHGDEAGGLSGAPVRDKSTHIVKVLAAELAGRLPIIAVGGITEGKHAAEKIAAGASLVQLYSGFIYKGPALIRQSVDAIAALPKR; translated from the coding sequence ATGTATACCCTGGCCCGCCAGCTGTTGTTCAAACTCTCCCCGGAAACCTCCCACGATCTGTCCCTGGACCTGATCGGTGCCGGTGGCCGCCTGGGGCTCAATGGCCTGGTATGCAAGGCACCGGCAAAAATGCCGGTCTCGGTGATGGGGCTCGATTTCCCCAACCCGGTCGGGCTGGCGGCGGGCCTCGATAAGAACGGCGCGGCCATCGATGGTTTCGCACAGTTGGGTTTCGGCTTTGTCGAAATTGGCACCGTGACCCCACGGCCACAGCCAGGCAACCCCAAGCCGCGTATTTTTCGCCTGCCAGAAGCCGAGGCGATCATTAATCGCATGGGCTTCAACAACCTGGGCGTCGATCACTTGCTGTCGCGGGTTCAAGCCGCGAAGTACAAGGGCATCCTGGGTATCAACATCGGCAAGAACTTCGACACGCCAGTTGAGCGTGCGGTGGATGACTACCTGATCTGCCTGGACAAGGTCTACGCCCACGCCAGCTATGTCACGGTCAACGTCAGCTCGCCCAACACCCCGGGCCTGCGCAGCCTCCAGTTTGGCGACTCCCTCAAGCAACTGCTCGAAGCCCTGCGCCAGCGCCAGGAAGACCTGGCCGTGCGTCATGGCAAGCGCGTGCCGTTGGCGATCAAGATTGCCCCGGACATGAGCGACGAAGAAACCGTGCTGGTGGCCCAGGCCCTGGTGGATTCGGGTATGGACGCGGTGATCGCAACCAACACTACCCTCAGCCGCGCAGGCGTCGAAGGCTTGTCCCATGGCGACGAAGCAGGCGGCCTGTCGGGTGCGCCGGTGCGCGACAAGAGTACCCACATCGTCAAGGTGCTGGCTGCCGAACTGGCCGGGCGTTTGCCGATCATCGCGGTGGGTGGTATCACCGAAGGCAAGCATGCCGCCGAGAAGATTGCTGCGGGTGCCAGCCTGGTGCAGTTGTACTCCGGCTTCATCTACAAGGGGCCGGCGCTGATTCGCCAGTCGGTGGATGCAATCGCCGCACTGCCGAAACGGTAG
- the rlmKL gene encoding bifunctional 23S rRNA (guanine(2069)-N(7))-methyltransferase RlmK/23S rRNA (guanine(2445)-N(2))-methyltransferase RlmL, with translation MSDRFELFLTCPKGLEGLLIEEAVGLGLEEAREHTSAVRGMADMETAYRLCLWSRLANRVLLVLKRFPMKDAEDLYHGVLDIEWADHMVPDGSLAVEFSGHGSGIDNTHFGALKVKDAIVDKLRTPTGERPSIDKINPDLRIHLRLDRGEAILSLDLSGHSLHQRGYRLQQGAAPLKENLAAAILIRSGWPRIAAEGGALSDPMCGVGTFLVEGAMIAADMAPNLNRELWGFTTWLGHVPALWKKLHAEAAERAAIGMNKPPLWIRGYEADPRLIQPARNNIERAGLSHWIKVYQGEVGTFEPRPDQNQKGLVICNPPYGERLGDEASLLYLYQNLGERLRQACMGWEAAVFTGAPDLGKRMGIRSHKQYSFWNGALPCKLLLIKVNPDQFVTGERRTPERRQAEREQAAYDQAPAEPQERQYNKNGNPIKPAPAPVVEQARLSEGGQMFANRLQKNLKLLGKWAKREGVDCYRVYDADMPEYSMAIDLYHDWVHVQEYAAPKSIDPEKASARMFDALAAIPQALNIDKSRVVVKRRERQSGTKQYERQSAQGKFTEVSEGGVKLLVNLTDYLDTGLFLDHRPMRMRIQKEAAGKRFLNLYCYTATASVHAAKGGARSTTSVDLSKTYLDWARRNFSLNGFSDKNRLEQGDVMAWLEASRGEFDLIFIDPPTFSNSKRMEGIFDVQRDHVQLLDLAMARLAPGGVLYFSNNFRKFALEDNLSERYVVEEISDKTIDPDFARNAKIHRAWKITAR, from the coding sequence ATGTCGGACCGTTTTGAACTCTTCCTCACCTGCCCCAAGGGCCTCGAAGGCCTGCTGATCGAGGAAGCCGTCGGGCTTGGCCTTGAGGAAGCCCGCGAGCACACCTCGGCCGTGCGCGGCATGGCCGACATGGAAACCGCCTACCGCCTGTGCCTCTGGTCGCGCCTGGCCAACCGCGTGCTGTTGGTACTCAAGCGTTTCCCGATGAAGGACGCCGAAGACCTCTACCACGGCGTATTGGATATCGAGTGGGCAGACCACATGGTGCCCGACGGCAGCCTGGCCGTTGAGTTCAGCGGCCACGGCTCGGGCATCGACAACACCCACTTCGGCGCGCTGAAGGTCAAGGACGCAATCGTCGACAAACTGCGCACCCCGACCGGCGAACGCCCATCCATCGACAAGATCAACCCGGACCTGCGCATTCACCTGCGCCTGGACCGTGGCGAAGCCATCCTGTCCCTCGACCTGTCCGGCCACAGCCTGCACCAGCGCGGTTATCGCCTGCAGCAGGGCGCGGCACCGTTGAAGGAAAACCTGGCGGCCGCGATCCTGATCCGTTCCGGTTGGCCACGTATCGCCGCTGAGGGCGGTGCGCTGAGCGACCCGATGTGCGGTGTGGGCACCTTCCTGGTCGAAGGCGCGATGATCGCCGCCGACATGGCGCCGAACCTGAATCGCGAACTGTGGGGTTTTACCACCTGGCTCGGTCACGTCCCGGCGCTGTGGAAGAAACTGCACGCCGAGGCTGCTGAACGTGCCGCCATTGGCATGAACAAGCCGCCGCTGTGGATCCGTGGCTACGAAGCTGACCCACGCCTGATCCAACCCGCGCGCAACAACATCGAACGTGCCGGCCTGAGCCACTGGATCAAGGTGTATCAGGGCGAAGTCGGCACCTTCGAGCCGCGTCCGGACCAGAACCAGAAAGGCCTGGTCATCTGCAACCCGCCGTACGGCGAGCGCCTGGGTGACGAAGCCAGCCTGTTGTACCTCTACCAGAACCTCGGCGAGCGTCTGCGCCAGGCGTGCATGGGCTGGGAGGCGGCGGTGTTTACCGGCGCGCCGGACCTGGGCAAGCGCATGGGCATCCGCAGCCACAAGCAGTATTCGTTCTGGAACGGCGCGTTGCCGTGCAAGTTGCTGCTGATCAAGGTCAACCCGGATCAGTTCGTCACCGGCGAGCGTCGTACCCCCGAACGGCGCCAGGCCGAGCGTGAGCAAGCCGCTTACGATCAAGCCCCGGCCGAGCCGCAAGAGCGCCAGTACAACAAGAACGGCAACCCGATCAAACCCGCCCCGGCCCCTGTGGTCGAGCAGGCGCGCTTGAGCGAAGGCGGGCAGATGTTTGCCAACCGCCTGCAGAAGAACCTCAAGCTGCTGGGCAAGTGGGCCAAGCGCGAAGGCGTGGATTGCTACCGCGTGTACGATGCCGACATGCCGGAATACTCCATGGCCATCGACCTGTACCACGACTGGGTCCACGTGCAGGAGTACGCTGCGCCGAAGTCCATCGACCCGGAAAAAGCCTCCGCGCGCATGTTCGATGCGCTGGCCGCCATTCCACAGGCGCTGAACATCGACAAGAGCCGCGTGGTGGTCAAGCGTCGCGAGCGTCAGAGCGGCACCAAGCAATACGAGCGCCAGAGCGCCCAGGGCAAGTTCACCGAAGTCAGCGAAGGCGGCGTGAAGCTGCTGGTCAACCTCACCGACTACCTGGACACCGGCCTGTTCCTCGACCACCGCCCAATGCGCATGCGCATCCAGAAGGAAGCCGCCGGCAAGCGCTTCCTCAACCTGTATTGCTACACCGCCACCGCCAGTGTGCACGCGGCCAAGGGCGGTGCGCGCAGCACCACCAGTGTCGACCTGTCCAAGACTTACCTGGACTGGGCGCGTCGCAACTTCTCCCTCAACGGTTTCTCTGACAAGAACCGTCTGGAGCAGGGTGATGTGATGGCGTGGCTGGAGGCCAGCCGCGGTGAGTTCGACCTGATCTTCATTGACCCGCCGACCTTCTCCAACTCCAAGCGCATGGAAGGCATCTTCGACGTGCAGCGCGACCACGTGCAGTTGCTCGACCTGGCCATGGCGCGCCTGGCGCCGGGCGGCGTGTTGTACTTCTCGAACAACTTCCGCAAGTTCGCGCTGGAGGACAACCTCAGCGAGCGCTATGTGGTCGAGGAAATCAGCGACAAGACCATCGACCCGGATTTCGCGCGTAATGCGAAGATCCACCGGGCGTGGAAAATCACCGCGCGCTGA
- a CDS encoding CmpA/NrtA family ABC transporter substrate-binding protein yields the protein MNDSAGNSPMNDPLAWVNGSDAPEKSSLDLGFMALSDCASMVVAATQGFAQPYGLTLNLKRQSSWANLRDKLVSGELDAAHSLYGLIYAVHLGIGGVAPTDMAVLMGLNQNGQSINLSHGLQQQGVITPEALDRHVHQSRTKLTFAQTFPTGTHAMWLYYWLASQGIHPLQDVDSVVVPPPQMVAHLQAGRIDGFCVGEPWCASAVKQNQGFTLATTQAIWPDHPEKVLGCTQAFVDQYPNTARVLVMAILEASRFIEESSENRRSTAQLLSGREYLDAPLDCIEPRLLGVYDDGLGNQWQDPHALRFFADGEVNLPYLSDGMWFMTQFRRWGLLREDPDYLGVARQVQQLALYRQAAEVLGITDNGQDMRSSQLIDGKVWDGSDPASYARSFRLHALAAPSNRHALR from the coding sequence ATGAACGATTCGGCAGGCAACAGCCCAATGAACGACCCGCTGGCCTGGGTCAACGGCAGCGATGCGCCGGAAAAGAGCAGCCTTGACCTGGGTTTCATGGCCTTGAGCGACTGCGCCTCGATGGTGGTGGCGGCCACCCAGGGCTTCGCCCAACCCTACGGACTGACCCTGAACCTCAAGCGCCAATCGTCCTGGGCCAACCTGCGCGACAAACTGGTCAGCGGCGAACTGGACGCCGCCCACAGCCTGTACGGGCTGATTTATGCAGTGCACCTGGGCATCGGCGGCGTTGCGCCCACCGACATGGCCGTGCTGATGGGGCTCAACCAAAACGGCCAGAGCATCAACCTGTCCCATGGCTTGCAGCAACAAGGCGTGATCACTCCTGAGGCGCTCGACCGCCACGTGCACCAAAGCCGAACAAAACTGACCTTCGCCCAGACCTTTCCCACCGGCACCCATGCGATGTGGCTGTATTACTGGCTGGCGAGCCAAGGCATCCATCCGTTGCAGGATGTGGACAGCGTGGTGGTCCCGCCGCCGCAAATGGTTGCGCACCTGCAAGCCGGGCGTATCGATGGCTTCTGTGTCGGCGAACCCTGGTGCGCCAGCGCGGTGAAGCAGAACCAGGGCTTCACCCTGGCGACAACCCAAGCGATCTGGCCCGACCATCCGGAAAAGGTGCTCGGCTGCACCCAGGCATTTGTCGACCAGTACCCCAACACGGCGCGCGTGCTGGTGATGGCGATTCTGGAGGCCAGCCGGTTTATCGAAGAAAGCAGCGAAAACCGCCGCTCCACCGCGCAATTGCTCAGTGGCCGCGAGTACCTCGACGCCCCACTCGACTGCATCGAGCCGCGCCTGCTGGGGGTCTATGACGATGGCCTGGGCAACCAGTGGCAGGATCCCCACGCCCTGCGCTTTTTTGCCGATGGTGAGGTGAACCTGCCTTACCTCTCCGACGGCATGTGGTTCATGACCCAGTTCCGGCGCTGGGGCCTGCTGCGCGAGGACCCCGACTACCTGGGCGTGGCCCGCCAGGTGCAGCAACTGGCGCTTTACCGCCAAGCGGCCGAGGTGCTGGGTATTACCGACAATGGCCAGGACATGCGCAGCAGTCAGCTGATCGACGGCAAGGTCTGGGACGGCTCCGACCCCGCCAGCTACGCGCGCAGCTTCCGCCTGCATGCCCTGGCTGCCCCATCCAACCGCCATGCCTTGCGCTGA
- a CDS encoding FliM/FliN family flagellar motor switch protein, which produces MHLEILLQEQLISRRRLAAFAPGKVLPLAPQVIHCVEVRVNGHLMALGELVQLEDRLGVELHEVYEAWLPGEGG; this is translated from the coding sequence ATGCATCTGGAAATACTTCTACAGGAACAACTGATCAGCCGCAGGCGCCTGGCGGCCTTTGCCCCAGGGAAGGTCTTACCGTTGGCGCCGCAGGTCATTCACTGCGTGGAGGTTCGGGTTAATGGGCACTTGATGGCCTTGGGCGAGTTGGTGCAATTGGAGGACCGGCTAGGGGTTGAGTTGCATGAGGTGTATGAGGCCTGGCTGCCAGGCGAGGGTGGGTAG
- a CDS encoding transglycosylase SLT domain-containing protein: MARFWSKALVLSVAMASNHVMAFCWEQAASQHNIEPELLQAIAAVESGFRAQAMNHTNRNGTRDIGLMQINSIHLPRLLKQGITEDRLLNEPCLSVEVGASILAEFIQRFGYNWTAVGAYNAGPGSGPEREALRRQYAEKIWAYYEQLVAHRY; this comes from the coding sequence ATGGCTAGGTTCTGGAGCAAGGCCCTGGTGTTGAGCGTGGCGATGGCCAGCAATCACGTCATGGCATTTTGCTGGGAGCAGGCTGCCAGCCAACACAATATCGAGCCCGAGTTGCTGCAAGCGATCGCCGCCGTGGAATCGGGCTTCCGTGCGCAGGCGATGAATCACACCAACCGCAATGGCACCCGAGATATCGGCCTGATGCAGATCAACAGCATCCACTTGCCGCGCTTGCTCAAGCAAGGCATAACCGAGGATCGGTTGCTCAATGAGCCCTGCCTGTCGGTTGAGGTGGGCGCGTCGATTCTCGCCGAATTCATCCAGCGCTTTGGCTACAACTGGACGGCGGTGGGTGCCTACAACGCAGGCCCGGGTTCCGGTCCAGAGCGTGAGGCGTTGCGCAGGCAGTATGCCGAGAAAATCTGGGCGTATTACGAGCAGTTGGTAGCGCATCGCTACTGA
- a CDS encoding ANTAR domain-containing response regulator produces MLRILLINDTPRKVGRLRAALIEAGFEVIDESGLTIDLPARVETVRPDVILIDTESPGRDVMEQVVLVSRDQPRPIVMFTDEHDPNVMRQAIKSGVSAYIVEGIQAQRLQPILDVAMARFESDQALRAQLQARDQQLAERKRIELAKGMLMKMKDCNEEEAYTLMRRQAMSRQQKLIQVAEQIIAMSELLG; encoded by the coding sequence ATGCTGCGAATCCTGTTGATCAACGACACCCCGCGCAAGGTCGGCCGTCTCAGGGCGGCGCTGATCGAGGCCGGTTTTGAAGTGATCGATGAGTCCGGCCTGACCATCGACCTGCCCGCGCGCGTCGAAACGGTGCGCCCGGACGTCATCCTGATCGATACCGAGTCACCGGGCCGCGACGTGATGGAGCAAGTAGTCCTGGTCAGCCGCGACCAACCCCGCCCCATCGTGATGTTTACCGACGAACATGACCCGAACGTGATGCGCCAGGCGATCAAGTCTGGCGTCAGCGCCTACATTGTCGAAGGCATCCAGGCCCAGCGACTGCAGCCGATCCTCGACGTGGCCATGGCCCGCTTCGAAAGCGACCAGGCCTTGCGTGCCCAGCTCCAGGCGCGGGACCAGCAACTGGCCGAGCGCAAGCGTATCGAGCTGGCCAAGGGCATGTTGATGAAAATGAAGGACTGTAACGAGGAAGAGGCCTACACCCTGATGCGCCGCCAAGCCATGAGCCGTCAGCAGAAGCTGATCCAGGTGGCGGAGCAGATCATCGCCATGAGTGAGTTGCTGGGCTGA